Proteins from one Staphylococcus sp. IVB6214 genomic window:
- the qoxB gene encoding cytochrome aa3 quinol oxidase subunit I codes for MNFPWDELLVRGNWMITLAQISAPFLVIGVIAAITYFKLWGYLYKEWFMSVDHKKIGLMYLICAVLMFVRGGIDAILLRIQLTIPDNPFLDSNHYNEIFSTHGVIMIIFMAMPLVIGLMNIIIPLQIGARDVAFPVLNNISFWLFVAGMLLFNLSFIVGGSPAAGWTNYAPLAGEFSPGPGVNYYLVAIQISGLGTLITGINFFVTIMRCKSPSMKFMQMPMFVVTTFITMLIILLAFPPLTVALALMTTDRIFDTAFFTVANGGMPMLWANFFWVWGHPEVYILVLPAFGIYSEIIPTFARKRLFGHQSMVWATGGIAFLSFLVWVHHFFTMGNGALVNSFFSISTALISVPTGVKMFNWLFTLHKGRITFESPMLFSLAFIPNFVIGGVTGVMLSMASADFQYHNSYFLVAHFHYTIVAGVVFACFAAMIFWYPKAMGYKLFEKPNKWFFWIFMIGFNVTFLPQFILGLDGMPRRLYTYGPEEGWFLLNLISTIGAAMMSVAFLIFVGNIVYSHIKAPREATGDNWDGLGRGLEWSTASAIPPKYNFAITPEWDDIDTFVEMKQHGKHYLDDHNYTDIHMPNNTHIGFWMGVFFTIGGFFLIFETLLPAILSLVGICGLMIWRSFQEDHGYHIPASEVAETEARLRKARQEEREAMSHE; via the coding sequence ATGAACTTTCCATGGGATGAGCTTCTCGTACGTGGTAACTGGATGATTACCTTAGCTCAAATTAGTGCACCATTCTTAGTAATTGGTGTCATTGCTGCAATTACGTACTTTAAGCTTTGGGGATATTTATACAAGGAATGGTTCATGTCAGTCGACCACAAGAAGATTGGTTTAATGTACCTAATCTGTGCCGTGTTAATGTTTGTACGTGGTGGTATTGATGCGATCCTACTACGTATCCAATTAACAATTCCGGACAATCCATTCTTAGATTCAAATCACTATAACGAAATCTTTTCAACGCACGGTGTAATCATGATTATCTTCATGGCGATGCCACTTGTAATTGGTTTAATGAACATCATCATTCCATTACAAATCGGTGCACGTGACGTTGCATTCCCAGTACTAAACAACATTAGTTTCTGGTTATTCGTAGCAGGTATGTTATTATTCAACCTTTCATTTATTGTGGGTGGATCACCTGCTGCAGGTTGGACAAACTATGCACCATTAGCTGGTGAATTTAGTCCAGGACCGGGTGTAAACTATTACTTAGTTGCAATCCAAATTTCTGGTCTTGGTACACTTATTACTGGTATCAACTTCTTTGTAACAATTATGAGATGTAAATCTCCAAGTATGAAATTTATGCAAATGCCAATGTTTGTTGTGACAACATTCATTACAATGTTAATTATTTTATTAGCATTCCCACCACTTACAGTAGCACTTGCATTAATGACTACTGATAGAATTTTCGATACAGCGTTCTTTACAGTAGCCAATGGTGGTATGCCAATGCTATGGGCAAACTTCTTCTGGGTATGGGGGCACCCTGAGGTATATATTCTTGTTCTTCCAGCATTCGGTATCTACTCAGAAATTATTCCAACATTTGCACGTAAACGTCTATTCGGTCACCAAAGCATGGTATGGGCGACAGGCGGTATCGCGTTCTTAAGTTTCTTAGTATGGGTTCACCATTTCTTCACAATGGGTAATGGTGCATTAGTTAACTCATTCTTCTCAATCAGTACAGCGTTAATCTCTGTACCAACAGGTGTGAAGATGTTTAACTGGTTATTCACACTTCACAAAGGTCGTATTACATTCGAATCACCAATGTTATTCTCACTTGCGTTCATTCCGAACTTCGTAATCGGTGGGGTAACAGGGGTTATGTTATCAATGGCGTCTGCGGACTTCCAATACCATAACTCATATTTCTTAGTAGCTCACTTCCACTACACAATCGTAGCGGGTGTTGTATTCGCTTGTTTCGCTGCCATGATTTTTTGGTATCCGAAAGCAATGGGATACAAGTTATTTGAAAAACCAAACAAATGGTTCTTCTGGATTTTCATGATTGGTTTCAACGTGACATTCTTACCACAATTCATTTTAGGTCTTGATGGTATGCCACGTCGTCTATACACTTATGGCCCAGAAGAAGGTTGGTTCTTATTGAACCTTATCTCTACAATCGGTGCAGCTATGATGTCAGTGGCATTCCTTATCTTCGTAGGAAACATTGTATACAGTCATATTAAAGCACCACGTGAAGCAACTGGCGACAACTGGGACGGCTTAGGTCGTGGCTTAGAATGGTCTACGGCATCTGCAATCCCACCAAAATATAACTTCGCTATCACGCCTGAATGGGATGACATCGATACATTCGTTGAAATGAAACAACATGGTAAGCATTATTTAGATGACCATAATTACACTGATATTCATATGCCGAATAATACACATATTGGTTTCTGGATGGGTGTATTCTTCACAATTGGAGGGTTCTTCTTAATCTTTGAAACATTACTTCCAGCGATTCTTTCATTAGTTGGTATTTGTGGATTAATGATTTGGAGAAGTTTCCAAGAAGATCATGGTTACCATATTCCTGCAAGCGAAGTTGCTGAAACAGAAGCACGTTTAAGAAAAGCACGTCAGGAAGAAAGGGAGGCTATGAGTCATGAGTAA
- the qoxC gene encoding cytochrome aa3 quinol oxidase subunit III — MSNNNVTTIDSRTHEGNLNKLGFWIFLTAEFALFGTLFATLLILQHGGSYGGMMTTELFELPLVLIMTFLLLASSYTCGIAIYYMRQEKKNLLLIWMAITVLLGVGFVGFEIFEFSHYAHEGATPQIGSYWSSFFILLGTHGLHVSLGIVWITGLLIQVVKRGLNKYNAPKLFISSLYWHFLDVVWIFIFTAVYMIGMVFSG, encoded by the coding sequence ATGAGTAATAATAATGTCACTACAATTGATTCACGTACGCATGAGGGAAATTTAAACAAGCTAGGCTTCTGGATCTTCCTTACTGCTGAGTTTGCACTTTTCGGTACGCTTTTCGCGACATTGTTAATCTTGCAACATGGTGGTAGTTACGGCGGTATGATGACAACAGAATTGTTTGAACTTCCGCTCGTATTAATCATGACATTCTTACTTTTAGCAAGTTCATATACTTGTGGTATTGCAATCTACTACATGCGCCAAGAAAAGAAAAACTTACTTCTAATTTGGATGGCAATCACTGTATTGTTAGGTGTTGGATTCGTTGGATTCGAGATCTTTGAATTCTCACACTATGCACATGAAGGTGCTACGCCACAAATTGGTTCTTACTGGTCAAGTTTCTTTATCTTACTTGGTACACATGGTCTTCACGTATCTTTAGGTATCGTGTGGATTACAGGATTACTGATCCAAGTTGTAAAACGTGGATTGAATAAGTACAATGCGCCGAAGTTATTTATTTCAAGTTTATACTGGCATTTCCTAGATGTTGTTTGGATCTTCATCTTCACTGCCGTGTATATGATAGGGATGGTGTTTAGCGGATGA
- the qoxD gene encoding cytochrome aa3 quinol oxidase subunit IV: MSTLVKHTIGFIASIILTLLAVFVTLYTSLALNAKITIIFGFAFIQAFLQLLMFMHLTEGKDGRLQLAKVIFAIIITLVTVIGSYWVMQGAHGHHL; this comes from the coding sequence ATGAGTACTTTAGTAAAACATACAATAGGCTTTATCGCCTCAATTATCTTAACGTTACTAGCAGTTTTTGTAACACTTTACACATCATTAGCTTTAAATGCTAAAATCACAATCATTTTTGGTTTTGCATTTATTCAAGCATTTTTACAACTCCTTATGTTCATGCACTTAACTGAAGGTAAAGATGGTCGTTTACAACTTGCAAAAGTTATTTTCGCCATTATTATCACACTTGTTACAGTTATCGGTTCATACTGGGTTATGCAAGGTGCACACGGTCATCACTTATAA
- the folD gene encoding bifunctional methylenetetrahydrofolate dehydrogenase/methenyltetrahydrofolate cyclohydrolase FolD produces the protein MSAKILDGKQIAKDYRQGLQDEVEALKQQGFTPKLSVILVGNDGASQSYVRSKKKAAEKIGMISEVIHLAEETSEEDVLKELDRLNNDESVSGILVQVPLPKQVNEQKVLDAIDPAKDVDGFHPINIGRLYLDDAKLIPCTPLGVMELLKHADIDLEGKNAVVIGRSHIVGQPVAKLLTQQNATVTVLHSRSKNIHDHLINADIIVSAVGRPGMVAKDDVKEGAVVIDVGNTPDENGKLKGDVDYEAVKEIAGAITPVPGGVGPMTITMVLNNTLIAEKMRRGLE, from the coding sequence ATGAGTGCAAAAATTTTAGATGGGAAACAAATTGCGAAAGATTACCGTCAAGGATTACAAGATGAAGTTGAAGCATTAAAACAACAAGGCTTCACACCGAAGTTATCTGTAATATTAGTTGGTAATGATGGAGCAAGTCAGAGTTATGTTCGATCAAAAAAGAAAGCAGCTGAAAAAATTGGAATGATTTCAGAAGTGATTCATTTAGCTGAAGAAACATCTGAAGAAGATGTATTAAAAGAACTCGATCGTCTTAACAATGATGAATCAGTGAGTGGTATTTTAGTTCAAGTACCCCTACCAAAACAAGTCAATGAACAAAAGGTATTAGATGCCATTGATCCAGCTAAGGATGTCGATGGTTTCCATCCAATTAATATCGGACGTTTATACCTTGACGATGCAAAATTAATTCCTTGTACACCACTTGGCGTTATGGAATTATTAAAACATGCCGATATTGATCTAGAAGGGAAAAATGCAGTAGTTATTGGTCGTAGTCACATTGTCGGTCAGCCAGTAGCAAAACTTCTCACACAACAAAATGCGACAGTAACTGTTTTACATTCACGTAGTAAAAATATCCACGATCATCTCATCAATGCAGACATTATTGTCAGTGCGGTTGGACGTCCAGGTATGGTCGCAAAAGACGACGTTAAAGAAGGGGCTGTTGTGATTGACGTTGGAAACACACCTGATGAAAATGGTAAGTTAAAAGGTGACGTGGACTATGAAGCAGTTAAAGAGATTGCAGGTGCGATTACACCTGTTCCAGGCGGCGTTGGTCCTATGACGATTACAATGGTATTAAACAATACACTGATCGCTGAAAAAATGCGTCGTGGTTTAGAATAG
- the purE gene encoding 5-(carboxyamino)imidazole ribonucleotide mutase has product MKVAVIMGSSSDWDIMREACDMLTTFDIPYDKKVVSAHRTPHMMVEFATKARENGYSAIIAGAGGAAHLPGMVASMTTLPVIGVPIESKSLKGLDSLLSIVQMPGGIPVATTAIGKAGAKNAGILAARMIGMTDHRVQKKLEIYEASLIEKVEAMQDDLR; this is encoded by the coding sequence TTGAAAGTTGCTGTCATAATGGGAAGTTCTTCAGATTGGGATATTATGCGTGAAGCATGCGACATGTTAACAACCTTTGATATTCCGTATGATAAGAAGGTTGTTTCTGCACATCGTACGCCACACATGATGGTTGAATTCGCAACGAAAGCACGTGAAAATGGCTACTCGGCAATTATTGCTGGCGCAGGGGGTGCAGCACACTTACCGGGCATGGTTGCTTCAATGACAACATTGCCAGTCATCGGCGTTCCTATTGAATCTAAAAGTTTGAAAGGTCTTGATTCTTTATTATCAATTGTTCAAATGCCAGGTGGTATACCGGTGGCAACAACAGCAATTGGCAAGGCTGGAGCAAAAAATGCGGGAATATTGGCGGCACGTATGATAGGAATGACAGACCATCGAGTACAGAAGAAGCTTGAAATTTATGAAGCATCATTGATTGAGAAAGTTGAGGCGATGCAAGATGACCTTCGATAA
- the purK gene encoding 5-(carboxyamino)imidazole ribonucleotide synthase yields MTFDKLKIGQTIGIIGGGQLGKMMAQSAQKMGFRVVVLDPDETCPCQYVAHQFIHAAYDDMEALERLGHLSDVVTYEFENIDAQQLKALTHSYHVPQGDQAITILQDRLAEKTSLNDAGVKVVPFRHVPNVEALDDVVTSLGYPFILKTRFGGYDGKGQLLVRSHKDIDEAYELVKKQECVAEQFLTLEREVSLTATVGNNAQIVYFPLQENEHRDQILFKTIVPSRIDQTTAARQEIEKITQAIHFVGTFTVEFFIDKSGALYVNEIAPRPHNSGHYSIEACDYSQFDTHILAVTGHDLPKEIALLKPAVMMNLLGKDLDALESQFDAHPEWHVHIYGKEVRKPARKMGHMTILTDDTTKTEQAMLTLFEGRND; encoded by the coding sequence ATGACCTTCGATAAGTTAAAAATAGGTCAAACAATTGGCATTATTGGTGGCGGACAGCTTGGGAAGATGATGGCACAATCAGCACAAAAAATGGGATTTCGTGTCGTTGTGTTAGATCCGGATGAAACATGTCCTTGCCAATATGTGGCACATCAATTTATACATGCTGCGTATGATGATATGGAAGCGCTAGAAAGACTTGGACATTTATCAGATGTGGTTACGTATGAATTTGAAAATATTGATGCACAGCAATTAAAGGCTTTGACGCATTCGTATCATGTACCACAAGGTGACCAAGCGATAACAATACTGCAAGATCGCTTAGCAGAGAAAACATCATTAAATGATGCAGGTGTGAAGGTCGTTCCGTTCAGGCATGTACCAAACGTTGAAGCGTTGGACGACGTTGTCACATCACTCGGTTATCCATTTATTTTGAAAACACGTTTTGGTGGTTACGACGGAAAAGGACAATTGCTCGTGCGTTCTCATAAAGATATAGATGAAGCCTATGAATTAGTAAAAAAACAAGAATGTGTGGCAGAACAATTTTTAACTTTAGAACGTGAAGTGTCATTGACGGCGACAGTAGGGAATAATGCGCAGATTGTATATTTCCCACTTCAAGAAAACGAACACCGAGACCAAATTCTTTTCAAAACAATCGTACCATCTCGGATTGATCAAACGACGGCAGCACGACAAGAGATAGAAAAGATAACACAAGCTATTCACTTCGTTGGAACGTTTACTGTCGAATTTTTCATCGATAAGTCAGGTGCATTGTACGTGAATGAAATTGCGCCAAGGCCGCACAATTCAGGACATTATTCAATTGAAGCGTGTGACTATTCGCAGTTTGATACGCATATCTTGGCAGTGACAGGCCATGATTTGCCGAAAGAGATTGCGCTATTAAAACCAGCTGTGATGATGAATTTACTTGGAAAGGATCTCGATGCATTAGAGTCACAGTTTGATGCACACCCAGAGTGGCATGTTCATATTTATGGCAAGGAAGTACGTAAACCTGCACGTAAGATGGGACACATGACGATATTGACAGATGATACAACGAAGACAGAGCAAGCGATGTTGACATTATTTGAAGGGAGAAACGACTAA
- the purC gene encoding phosphoribosylaminoimidazolesuccinocarboxamide synthase, whose amino-acid sequence MSLLYEGKAKRIYDTDEPNTVRVEYKDEVTAGNGAKKDKMTGKGRLNNQITARIFECLNEQGIDSHFIRQISETEQLVKTVDIIPLEVVVRNIAAGSITKRLGFEKGHSFDQPLVEFFYKNDDLNDPLITDDHIRLLHIATTDEIQQLKQQALQVNKALVQLMDQMGLSLVDFKIEFGKDSAGAILLADEISPDTCRIWDKETKENFDKDVYREDTGSLIDTYQAFLTKLEAL is encoded by the coding sequence ATGAGTCTTTTATACGAAGGTAAAGCAAAACGTATATATGATACAGATGAGCCGAATACTGTGAGAGTTGAATATAAGGATGAAGTGACAGCAGGCAACGGTGCAAAAAAAGATAAAATGACGGGTAAAGGCCGTTTAAATAATCAAATTACTGCACGTATTTTTGAATGTTTAAATGAACAAGGTATTGACAGTCACTTTATACGCCAAATTTCAGAAACAGAACAACTGGTTAAAACCGTTGATATTATCCCTCTAGAAGTCGTCGTGCGCAACATTGCGGCAGGATCTATTACAAAAAGACTCGGGTTCGAGAAAGGGCATTCGTTTGACCAACCGCTCGTCGAGTTCTTCTACAAAAATGACGACTTGAATGACCCACTGATTACAGATGATCATATCCGACTTCTGCACATTGCAACGACAGATGAAATTCAACAATTGAAACAACAAGCATTACAAGTCAATAAAGCTTTAGTTCAACTCATGGATCAGATGGGTTTATCACTCGTTGATTTTAAAATAGAGTTTGGTAAAGATTCGGCGGGGGCAATCCTATTAGCTGATGAGATTTCACCAGATACATGTCGCATTTGGGATAAGGAAACAAAAGAAAACTTCGATAAAGATGTTTACCGTGAAGACACCGGTTCACTAATCGACACATATCAAGCATTTTTAACAAAATTGGAGGCATTATAA
- the purS gene encoding phosphoribosylformylglycinamidine synthase subunit PurS has protein sequence MKTIELHITLQPQVLDTQGQALTRAVHDLGYEQVNDIRVGKVLYLTVDEASDEAVHNVVTTLSEKLFANTVIEEYSYHVLDEKENA, from the coding sequence ATGAAAACAATCGAGTTACACATCACATTACAACCACAAGTTTTAGATACACAAGGACAAGCATTAACACGCGCAGTGCATGACTTAGGTTACGAACAAGTAAATGATATCCGTGTAGGGAAAGTACTCTATCTCACAGTGGATGAAGCATCAGATGAAGCAGTACACAATGTTGTGACAACACTGAGTGAAAAACTATTTGCGAACACGGTGATTGAAGAATATAGCTATCATGTTTTGGATGAAAAGGAGAATGCATAA
- the purQ gene encoding phosphoribosylformylglycinamidine synthase subunit PurQ, whose product MKFAVLRFPGSNCDRDMYNAAIKAGVDAEYVDYRETSLDGFDGVLIPGGFSFGDYLRSGAVAAVAPVIEEVKRLADEDKPVLGVCNGFQILTEIGLLPGALLHNDSHLFVSRNESLTIVNNDTPFTSLYDAGETVVYPVAHGEGHYYCTDEIYKELVDNNQIILKYQDNPNGSHDDIAGIINKRGNVCGMMPHPERALEQILGTDSGVKLFESMVKSWREQNA is encoded by the coding sequence ATGAAATTCGCTGTCCTCAGATTCCCAGGATCAAACTGCGATAGAGATATGTATAACGCAGCAATCAAAGCGGGAGTAGATGCAGAATATGTTGATTATCGAGAAACGTCATTAGATGGATTTGATGGTGTGTTGATACCTGGTGGTTTTTCATTCGGTGATTATTTGAGATCAGGTGCCGTTGCGGCCGTCGCACCAGTGATTGAAGAAGTAAAACGTTTGGCTGATGAAGACAAACCTGTACTGGGTGTCTGCAATGGGTTCCAAATATTGACAGAAATTGGCTTATTACCAGGTGCCTTATTACACAACGACTCTCACTTATTTGTTAGCCGTAACGAGTCACTCACAATCGTGAATAATGATACACCTTTTACATCGCTTTATGATGCGGGTGAAACAGTTGTATACCCAGTTGCACATGGTGAAGGGCATTACTATTGTACAGATGAAATTTATAAAGAATTGGTCGATAATAATCAAATTATTTTGAAATATCAGGATAATCCTAATGGCTCACATGATGATATTGCAGGTATCATCAACAAGCGTGGCAATGTGTGTGGTATGATGCCACATCCAGAACGTGCATTAGAGCAAATATTAGGAACAGACAGTGGTGTGAAATTATTTGAATCTATGGTGAAAAGCTGGAGGGAACAAAATGCCTAA
- the purL gene encoding phosphoribosylformylglycinamidine synthase subunit PurL gives MPKFLEPTADDIKNEKIYREMGLSDAEFEKVEEILGRQPNYTETGIFSVMWSEHCSYKHSKPFLKQFPTTGEHVLMGPGEGAGVVDIGDNQAVVFKVESHNHPSAIEPYQGAATGVGGIIRDIVSIGARPINLLNSLRFCELTEKTNRRLLRGVVAGIGGYGNCIGIPTTAGEIEFDDRYDGNPLVNAMCVGVIDHDMIQKGLAQGVGNSVIYVGLKTGRDGIHGATFASEELTEESESKRPSVQIGDPFVGKKLMEATLEAITYPELVGIQDMGAAGLTSSSSEMAAKGGSGIHLQLEKVPVREVGISPYEMMLSETQERMLLVVEKGTEQKFLDLFDKHELDSAVIGEVTDTDRFVLTYEGEVFADIPVKPLDHEAPVYVLEGEPLKHDQPANDYSGIDVEEVFDRLLTHPTIASKQYLYRQYDQQVGANTIVKPGLQASVVRVEGTNKAVASTIDGEARYVFNDPYEGGKMVVAEAYRNIIAVGAKPLAMTDCLNYGSPEKKHIYQQLIDSTRGMAEACNVLETPVVSGNVSLYNETRTSSIFPTPVVGMVGLIEDIDYLRDFAPTPGDKVYVVGETTDSFGGSQIEKLLHGDVNHETETVDLTEEAAKGEAIREAVRAGVLSHVQTVGKGGLLITLARMSAFYNLGLDATVDLSNAQLFSETQGRYVVVVKEGETFTHDNAVEIGTLTDNDDFKVTAQNKTLHRRTSELKEAWEGAIEACMTSVD, from the coding sequence ATGCCTAAATTTTTAGAACCAACTGCAGACGACATTAAAAATGAGAAAATTTATCGTGAAATGGGATTGAGTGATGCGGAGTTTGAAAAAGTAGAAGAAATTTTAGGAAGACAGCCAAATTATACAGAAACAGGTATTTTCTCTGTAATGTGGAGTGAACATTGTTCTTACAAGCATTCAAAACCATTTTTAAAGCAATTTCCAACAACAGGTGAACATGTTTTGATGGGACCGGGAGAAGGTGCAGGCGTCGTTGATATCGGCGATAACCAAGCGGTTGTGTTCAAGGTTGAATCACATAACCATCCATCTGCGATTGAACCATATCAAGGTGCTGCGACAGGTGTCGGCGGTATTATTCGTGACATCGTATCAATTGGTGCACGTCCAATTAATTTATTAAATAGTTTGCGTTTTTGTGAATTGACGGAAAAAACAAATCGCCGCTTATTGCGTGGTGTCGTTGCAGGTATCGGTGGCTACGGTAACTGTATTGGTATTCCAACGACTGCAGGTGAAATTGAATTTGATGACCGTTATGACGGCAATCCACTTGTCAATGCGATGTGTGTAGGTGTCATTGATCACGATATGATTCAAAAAGGGCTTGCACAAGGTGTTGGTAACTCAGTGATTTACGTTGGTTTGAAAACTGGTCGTGACGGCATTCATGGTGCAACATTTGCATCGGAAGAACTCACAGAAGAAAGTGAAAGCAAACGACCATCTGTACAAATCGGCGATCCATTTGTAGGTAAAAAATTGATGGAGGCAACACTTGAAGCGATCACATACCCAGAACTTGTGGGTATTCAAGATATGGGAGCGGCTGGTTTAACGTCATCATCATCTGAAATGGCTGCAAAAGGTGGCAGTGGTATTCATCTACAACTCGAAAAAGTACCTGTACGTGAAGTAGGTATCTCTCCATATGAAATGATGCTTTCTGAAACACAAGAACGCATGTTGTTAGTTGTAGAGAAAGGTACGGAACAAAAGTTTTTAGATTTATTTGATAAGCATGAGTTGGATAGTGCAGTTATCGGTGAAGTAACTGATACAGATCGCTTTGTTTTAACTTATGAAGGAGAAGTATTCGCAGATATTCCTGTCAAACCGTTAGACCATGAAGCACCTGTATATGTGTTAGAAGGCGAACCATTAAAACATGATCAGCCAGCTAATGATTATAGTGGCATTGATGTTGAAGAGGTATTTGATCGTTTGTTGACACATCCGACAATTGCTTCAAAACAATATTTGTATCGCCAATATGATCAACAAGTTGGAGCAAATACGATTGTTAAGCCAGGTCTGCAAGCGTCTGTTGTACGTGTGGAAGGTACGAACAAAGCGGTTGCGTCTACGATTGATGGTGAGGCACGTTATGTGTTTAATGATCCATACGAGGGTGGCAAAATGGTTGTGGCAGAAGCATATCGTAATATAATCGCAGTAGGGGCAAAACCACTTGCGATGACGGATTGCTTGAACTACGGTTCACCTGAAAAGAAACATATTTATCAACAGCTCATTGATTCGACACGTGGTATGGCAGAAGCATGTAATGTGTTAGAAACACCTGTTGTTTCAGGTAACGTGTCACTTTATAACGAAACACGTACATCATCTATCTTCCCAACGCCTGTTGTCGGAATGGTTGGACTGATTGAAGATATTGATTACCTTCGTGACTTTGCGCCAACACCTGGTGACAAAGTGTATGTGGTAGGTGAAACAACAGACAGCTTTGGTGGTAGCCAAATTGAGAAACTATTACATGGTGACGTAAATCATGAAACAGAAACAGTAGATTTGACAGAAGAGGCAGCAAAGGGTGAAGCAATTCGTGAAGCGGTAAGAGCTGGTGTACTTTCGCATGTACAAACAGTCGGAAAAGGTGGTTTGCTCATCACATTGGCACGTATGAGTGCATTCTACAATTTAGGGTTAGATGCGACAGTTGACCTGAGCAATGCACAGCTTTTTAGTGAGACACAAGGTCGATACGTCGTTGTTGTGAAAGAAGGCGAAACATTCACGCACGATAATGCCGTTGAAATTGGAACACTCACAGATAACGATGACTTTAAAGTAACAGCACAAAATAAAACATTACACCGTCGTACATCTGAATTGAAAGAAGCATGGGAAGGAGCAATCGAAGCATGTATGACATCCGTGGACTAA